Within Acidobacteriota bacterium, the genomic segment GACGATTCCGGTATTGATGCTCTCCATGATCTGCTGGAGTGTGGCTTTTCCTCTCTCGATTTCTATATTGAGTTTCGACAGTTTGTGCACTTTATCTTCCAGATCTTCGAGGAGCTCCCTGTTTCGCCGGGAGGTCCAGCTCTGAAGGAGAGCATTAGATACACTCTTCAGAAGCTCCTCCGGTTCAAACGGCTTCTTCAGAAAGTCATAAGCTCCCTTCTTCAGAGCATCGATTGCCAGATCCATGGTCGCATAAGCAGTGATGATTATGATGAGAACATTTGGGTCGATTTTCCGGATCTCTTCCATCAGCTCTATTCCCGTAATCTCTGGCATCATGATGTCGAGGATAATGATTGGAAAATTTTCCTTCT encodes:
- a CDS encoding response regulator — translated: MGNQEKGMIEQEKILVVDDDRLLRTMVREILSRRGHSVEEAENAHKALALLQKENFPIIILDIMMPEITGIELMEEIRKIDPNVLIIIITAYATMDLAIDALKKGAYDFLKKPFEPEELLKSVSNALLQSWTSRRNRELLEDLEDKVHKLSKLNIEIERGKATLQQIMESINTGIVVTDFEGRFVRLNGAARRILGVLEKEEGRKLRVPAKSYRQLMAIINSGLP